GCTGGGGGCGGAGGAGTACGGCTTCGGCACGGCGCCGCTGGTGGCCCTCGGCTGCATCATGCTGCGCAAGTGTCACTGCAATACCTGCTCGGTGGGCATCGCCACCCAGGACCCGCGCCTGCGGGAACGCTTCCAGGGCCGCGCCGAGCATGTGGTCAACTACCTGCGCTTCGTCGCCGGCGAGGTGCGTGAACACATGGCGGCCCTCGGCTTTCGCCGCATGGACGACATGAGCGGGCGGGTGGACAGGCTGCGGGCGAAGCGGGTTGCTCATCCCAAGGGCATCCATCCTGATGTGTCCGAACTGCTACGGCGCATGAAGTCCGAGGATGCGCCGCGCCGCACCCGCGCCCAGGATCACGGCCTGGACCGGAAGATCGATCACCGGATCATCGCGCAGGCGCGGCCGGCCCTGGAGGAGCGCCGGCCGGTGGAGATCGCGGTCGAACTGTGCAACCGCGACCGCACCTTCGGTACGCTCCTGAGCCACGAGGTCACCCGCCGCCACGGCGCCGAGGGCCTGCCGCCGGGGACCATCAACCTGCGCTGCACGGGCACCGCCGGACAGAGTCTGGGGGCCTTCCTGTGCCGCGGCATCGGGCTGCACCTCGAGGGCGACGCGAACGACTACGCCGGCAAGGGGCTCTCGGGCGGGCTGCTCAGCGTCCGCACACCGGCGGACGCCGGATACGCGGCGGCGGAAAACACCATCGTCGGCAACGTCGTCCTGTTCGGCGCCACCGCCGGTGAGGCCTATTTCAACGGCCGCGGTGCGGAACGCTTCTGCGTGCGCAACTCCGGGGCGCTCGGCGTCGTCGAAGGGGTGGGCGACCATGGCTGTGAATACATGACCGGGGGGGTTGCCGTGATCCTGGGGCCCATAGGCAGGAACTTCGGCGCCGGCATGAGCGGCGGCGAGGCCTATATCTTCGATGAGGAGAGGCTGGCGGAACGGCATCTGAACGCGGATGGGAGACGCATCGAGCCCCTGCAGGACTCGCGGGATCAGGAACTCGTGCGGCGCCTGCTGGAGAACCATGTCGGCTATACGGGCAGCAGCAAGGCGGCGCGGATCCTGGAGGATTGGGAAGGCTCCCTCGGGACTTTCGTAAAAGTGGTAGCCGACGCCTACGCCGATGCCGTCGCCCGCCACCTGGCCAGCGGCCAGGATATCCGCATCAAGCCGCCACGGCGGGCCGCCTGAGGACCACCATCATGTCCGAGAATCACCCCGACGGATTCCTGCGTCACCGGCGCCGACCCATCGGCTACCGCGAGGTCCAATCGCGCCTGCGCGACCACCGCCAGATCTACCGCTTCGAGTGGAATGAGGCGGAGCTGCGCACCCAGGGACAGCGCTGCATGGACTGCGGCGTGCCTACCTGCATGGGCGGCTGTCCCATCGGCAACATCATTCCCGAGTGGAACGACCTCGTCTACCAGGGTCAGTGGGAGGAGGCCCTGGCGCGGCTGCATGCCACCAACAACTTTCCCGAGTTCACCGGCTACACCTGCCCTGCCCCCTGCGAGCCGGCCTGCACCCTCGCGTACAACGACGCCGCCGTGACCATCAAGGACATCGAGCGGGCCATCGTCGACATGGGTTGGAAAAAAGGCTGGATCATCCCTTGTCCGCCGGCCGTGCGGACCGGGAAGCGGGTGGCCATCGTGGGCAGCGGGCCGGCGGGCCTGGCCGCCGCCCAGCAACTCAACCGCGCCGGTCACGCCGTCACGGTGTTCGAGCGCGACGACACCATCGGCGGACTGATGGTCTACGGCATCCCCGACTTCAAGTTCGAGAAGCCCATGGTCGCCAGGCGGGTGCGGCAGCTGCAGGAGGAAGGCATCGAGTTCCACACGGGCGTCAACGTCGGGGTGGACGTGTCCCTGGCGGATCTGCAGTCCCGCTTCGATGCCGTGTGCCTCGCCATTGGCGCCCTGCGCCAGCGCGACGTGCCGGTGCCGGGGCGTGATTTGATGGGTGTGGTGTACGGCATGGCGTATCTCACCGCCGAGAACCGGCGCCAGGCCGGGCGGCCCGTGAACGGCGCCGCCCATGCCCGCGGCAAGCGTGTGGTGGTGCTCGGCGGGGGCGACACCGGCGCCGACTGCGTCGCCACGGCTCACCGACAGGGCGCGCGGGAGGTACTCCAGTTGAGCATCAATCCGCGCCCCCCGGAGGAACGGCCGGCGGACAACCCGTGGCCGCAGCAACCCCAGACCTATCGGCATACCTACGCCCTGGAGGAAGGCGGGGAAGAGGCCTTCAGCCTCAACGTCGCCGGCTTCATCGACAGCGACGGGGATGGCCGAGTAAACCACATCGAGGCCGAGCGGGTCGACTGGAAGCGCGACCGGCACGGCCGGCGCATCGAAAAGATCGTGCAGGAGAGCGGCATCGAGATCCCGGCCGATCTGGTGCTCATCGCCATCGGCTTCGAAGGTCCGGAGGTGGAACTCCTCCGGGAGGCGCGCCTGACCCTGAGCGGGGACGAGGCCCTGGAGACCGATGCCCGGAAGATGTCGGCCATCCCCGGGGTGTTCGTGGCCGGCGATGCCCGGCGCGGTCAGTCCATCGTCGTGTGGGCCATCGGCGAGGGACGCGATGTGGCCCGGCATATCGATGTCTGGCTGATGGGGAAATCCCGCCTGCCGCCCAGCCTGGAGACCCCCAACCCCCCCAGCCCGCCGCGCGGTCTGTGATGCCCCACGCCGTTGGGCGGCCATCACGGCCTGGCAGGAGGCCGCGGTCGTGACGCGGCAGCGCCGGGCCGCCAGGGAATCTTACATCTCGTTATATGTTAGTTAATGTGAAAGTCGCGAAGCACGAACTCCCCCTCTCCCACTGGGACAAATCCGTCGGGAACGGATTTGAACGCGCCTTGGCGCGGCCCGCAGGGCGCAGGGCAGGATGCCCGGAGTACAGGGATGGGGTGAGGGAACGAACATGGCGATACGCGCTCCTCTTTCATCATCTTGGGTGGCGCGTATCGCCATGAGAGTTAACGCCGGTATAACTCCATACGATTCCCCAAATGCCTTTATGTATTTCCTTCACTCCTGAGGGAGGGTACGGCTGCCTATGAAGACTGCTGTGGATGGCCCGTTCTGGCTCAACGTCGAGGGCCGGGGCTTTCTCGGCACGGGACGTATCGAGTTACTGGAGCATATCGCTGAGATGGGTTCCATTGCAGCCGCGGCGCAGGCGGCGGACTCCAGCGTGCTGAACTGCCTGCCGGCCCGGGTGCTCGAGGTCAACGGCGATCCCCACCCCGGGCATGTGCTGGTGCGTCTGGGGCTCCGGGATCAGATCCTCCTGGCGCGCATCACCCGCCGATCGGTGGAACACCTCGGGCTCGCTCCGGGTATGGCGGTTCATGCCCTGGTCAAGGGCGTGGCAATTACCTGAGGGGGGGGCGTGGGGTGAGCCGGGTTGTCGGGATGAATCCCGACCTACAAAAGCGTAACCGCGAAAGACGCGAGTGACGCGAAAAGGGAGAAGGTCAGGGAGGAGTGGCAGCTTGAAAAGGCGCAGCGGATCCACCGTTTCGGCGTCAGCAGAGCCGACGCACGGGTGGTAATCTTTTCCCATTTCCCATTTCCCCTTTCCCCTTTCCCATTTCCCCTTTCCCCTTTCCCACTTCCCCTGGGGAGAAGGACAGAGGCGTAGGTCGGCTGCTCCTGGCAGCCGACGGGATCCCGGCGGGTAGCGGGCGGGATGTCGGTTGCCAGGAGCAACCGACCTACATCCGTGCCGCGGGAACGTGCGGTGGCGGCGTATCTGGCCGGGATGTCGGGATGAATCCCGACCTACATTCGTGCCCCGGGAACCGGCGGTGGCGATGTGTCTGTGGGTCGGGCTGTAGGTCGGGCTTTAGCCCGACATCCGGCCGGGCCTTGATTAAGCCTGTTGAAAAATATACACTTCGCGGCTACTTGGGAATCGCTGCCTAAGGGTAGATCAACGAAGGTCCGAAGGCAGGCGATAAGCGTTCCGCCGGTCAGGAGAAACCCCTCGTCGGGGTTTTTTTTTGCCGGCCCCGTGGTGAATGCCTTTGCAATGACGTTCACCTGGGGCCGCGATGCCGGTGGGTCATGAGCCCGCCTGGTCGTGCACTACCCGAAAAGGGTCGGTGGGCGGATCGGGTAGGGGTTTGCAGTGGGCCTAGGGCCCATTTTTTTTTACTGATGGCTAGCAGACTGAACAGATTGAGCGAGTTGGTTGCGTCGGGTGTCGAGGCCCTCGGCTACGAGTTCGTGGGCGTCGAACTGGATACCGGCGGTGGCCGGCGGGTGCTCAGGGTCTACATCGATCACCCGGACGGCATCACCCTGGGGGACTGCGAGCGGGTGAGTCATCAGGTGAGCGGGGTGCTGGACGTGGAGGATCCTATCCAGGGGAACTACCTTTTGGAGGTGTCCTCCCCTGGAGTGGAGCGGCCGCTTTTCGAGGCCGAGCACTATGAGCGGTTCATAGGCGCCAGGGTGCGGGTGAAGCTGCACGATCCGTTGCACGGACGGCGCAAGATCAAGGGTGTAATCGTGGCGTGCGGCCAGGGTATGGTCACCCTGGATGAGGACGGCGAAGTGTGGGAGATCCCCCTCGCCGACATTTCCAGGGCAAACCTGGTTGCCGAAGTGTAGGCCTTGTGAGGTATAGGCGTTATGGGGAATGGGGTCGTTAAATGACTAAAGAGATCCTGCTGGTAGCAGAAGCGGTTTCGAACGAGAAGGGGGTGTCCAAGGACATCATCTTCGAGGCCATCGAAGCCGCGTTGGCCACGGCCACCAAGAAAAAGAATGGTGGTGAGATCGACGTGCGCGTGAGTATCGACCGCGCGACGGGTGAGCACAGCACCTTCCGCCGCTGGTTGGTGGTGCCCGACGATGTGGAGGCCCGGCTGCCCGAATCGGCGGAGACCACGATGGCATTGGAGGCGGACGAGGAGGACTCCCTCGAGTTCTCTCGCGAGCGCCATATCCGCCTGGCCGAGGCCCGGGAGCATGACCCGCAACTGCAGGTGGGGGACTATATCGAGGAGCCCATCGAGTCGGTGGAGTTCGGGCGCATCGCCGCTCAGACCGCCAAGCAGGTTATCGTGCAGAAGGTGCGGGAGGCGGAGCGCGCCCAAGTGGTGGAGGCCTACCAGGGGCGTCGCGGTGAGCTGGTGACGGGTATCGTCAAGCGCCTGGAGCGGGGCAACATCATCATCGACCTCGGCGGCAACGCCGAGGCGGTCATCCTCAGGGAGGAGATGATCCCGCGGGAGGCCATCCGCACCAGCGACCGCGTTCGGGGTTATCTGCGGGATGTGCGCCTGGAGGCCCGGGGACCCCAACTCTTCGTCAGCCGCACGGCACCGGAGCTGGTCATCGAATTGTTCAAGCTGGAGGTGCCGGAGATCGGCGAAGGCCTCATCGAGATCAAGGCGGCCGCTCGCGACCCGGGCTCGCGGGCCAAGATCGCGGTGCTTACCCGCGAGCCGCGCATCGACCCCGTGGGGGCGTGCGTGGGCATGCGCGGCTCCCGCGTCCAGGCGGTATCCAACGAACTCGCGGGCGAGCGCGTGGACATCGTGTTGTGGGACGACAACCCGGCACGCTTCGTGGTCAACGCGATGTCGCCCGCCGAGGTGGTGTCCATCGTGGTGGACGAGGATGCCCACAGCATGGATGTGGCGGTCAACGAGGATATGCTGTCCCAGGCCATCGGCCGCGGTGGGCAGAACGTGCGGCTGGCGAGCGAACTCACGGGCTGGACCCTCAACGTCATGTCCGAGGAGCAGGCCGACGAGAAGAGCGAGGCCGAGGCCGGGAAGCTCCAGGCCATGTTCATGGAGCAACTCGATGTGGACGAGGAAGTGGCCGCCATCCTGGTGGCGGAGGGCTTCACTTCCATAGAGGAACTGGCCTATGTGCCGGCCCAGGAGATGGTGCAGATCGAGGAGTTCGACGAGGACATGGTGGAGGAGCTGCGCTCGCGTGCCGCCGATGTCCTGCTGACCCGCGCCATCGTCTCCGAAGAGCGGGCCGAAGGCGGTGCCAGCCAGGACCTCATGAGCCTGGACGGCATGTCGGCCGAACTCGCGGCATCGCTGCGCGAGCAGGGTATCGATACGGTGGATGACCTGGCGGAGTATGCCGTGGATGAACTGCTCGAAGTCGCCGAAGTGGATCCCGGTCTCGCCGGGGACCTGATCATGGCTGCGCGGGCCTCATGGTTTGAAGAAGAACAGCAGGACGACGCGTCCAGCTGAGCGAAGGTCGAAGAGGCAAGTTATGGCAGAGGTTACCCTGAGACAATTCGCCGACGTCCTTGGCGTACCGGTCGATCGGCTCCTGACTCAGTTGCAGGAGGCGGGCGTCGGCACCAAGACGCCGGAGGATTCCATCGATGATGTGGAGAAGAAGAAGCTTCTGACCCATCTGCGGGAGCGTCATGGCAAAGGCGATGCGCCGGCCGCGACGCCCGAGAAGCGAATCTCCCTGAAGCGCAAGACCGTCAGCGAGCTGTCCCTGTCGGCGGAAAAGAAGGGTCGTGGCACCACCGGCCCGCGCAAGACCGTCACCGTGGAGGTCCGTAAGCGCCGTAGCTACGCCAAGCCCGGGGAAGAGGGCGGCGGCGCGGTGGACGACGCGGAGTTAAAGGCCCAGCAGGAGGTCAACAAACAGGCTCTGCTGGAAGAGGCCAAGCGCCGCCAGAAGGACCTGGGTGAGAAGCTGCGTATCGAGGAGGAGGCCCGTCGTGAGGCCGAGGAGCGCGAGCGCAAAGAGCGCGAGGAGAAGCGCCGTCAGGACGAGGTGAAGCGCCTGCAGGAGGAAGAGGAGGCCAAGCGCCGGGAAGCGGATGACGCGGTGCGCCGCGAGGCCGAGGAGAGCGCCCGCCTGGCCAAGGAGTCGGAGGAGCAGCGTGCGAAGGTGGAGGCGGAGCAGGCCGCCCCCAAGCGCGCCAAGGAGAAGACCGCCCACGACAAGACCAAGAAGGAAAAGGACAAGGAGAAGGGGCCCACCCGCTATGGCCGCGAGCAGATCCACGTGGCCACCGACAAGCGCGGCAAGCGCAAGACCCGTGGCAGGCCGCGGGCGGGTCAGGGGGCCATGGCCGCCTCCGGCCAGCACGGCTTCGCCAAGCCCACGGCGCCCATCGTCCGCGAGGTGAGCATCCCCGAGACCATCTCCGTCGCGGAGTTGGCCCAGAAGATGTCCGTCAAGGCCACGGAGGTCATCAAGACCATGATGGGCATGGGCAGCATGGTGACCATCAATCAGGTGATCGACCAGGAGACCGCCACGGTGGTGGTGGAAGAGATGGGGCACAAACCCAAGCTCATCAAGGAGAACGCGCTGGAGGAGGAGGTGTTGCAGGCGGCCCAGCCCGAGGATAGGGAATCCACTACCCGGCCCCCGGTGGTGACCATCATGGGGCATGTGGACCATGGCAAGACGTCCTTGCTGGACCATATACGCAAGGCCACCGTGGCCGCCGGCGAGGCGGGCGGTATCACCCAGCACATCGGCGCCTATCATGTCACCACGCCGCGGGGCACCATCAGCTTTCTGGACACCCCCGGTCACGCGGCCTTCACCGCCATGCGGGCCCGCGGTGCCAAGGTCACCGACATCGTCATCCTGGTGGTGGCGGCAGACGACGGGGTGATGCCCCAGACCATTGAGGCCGTTCAGCACGCCAAGGCGGCGGGGGTACCCCTCATCGTGGCGGTGAACAAGATCGACCGCGAGGACGCCGACCCGGATCGGGTCAAGCAGGAACTCACCGTCCACGAGGTGATACCCGAGGAGTGGGGCGGCGAGAACATCTTCGTGCACGTGTCGGCCATCACCGGCGAGGGCATCGACGACCTGCTGGACGCCATCCTGCTGCAGAGCGAGGTAATGGAACTCACCGCCCCTACGGAAGGGGCGGCCGTGGGCGCGGTCATCGAATCGCGCCTCGACAAGGGCCGTGGCCCGGTGGCCACCATCCTGGTGCGCGAGGGCACCCTGCGCAAGGGCGACATCCTGTTGTGTGGTCAGGAGTACGGTCGCGTGCGCATGCTCGTCGACGAACGCGGCGAGGAGGTGGAAAGCGCCGGGCCGTCCATTCCGGTCGAGATGCTCGGCCTCTCCGGTACCCCCAACGCCGGCGACGAGGCGGTGGTGGTGCCCGATGAGCGCAAGGCCCGGGAGATCGCCCTGTTCCGCCAGGGCAAGTATCGCGAGGTGCGGTTGGCCAAGCAGCAGGCGGCGAAGCTGGAGAATGTCTTCTCTCAGATGGAGGAGGGCGAGACCTCCAGCGTCAACCTGGTGATCAAGGCCGATGTGCAGGGTTCCGCGGAGGCCCTGCAGGAGGCCCTGGAGAAGCTCTCCTTCGAAGAGGTGAAGGTCAAGATCCTGGGCGCCGGCGTGGGCGGCATCAACGAGACGGACGTCAACCTGGCCATCGCCTCCGACGCCGTCATCATCGCCTTCAACGTGCGGGCCGATGCCACGGCCCGCCGCCTCATCGAGTCCGAGGGCGTGGACGTCCACTACTACAGCGTCATCTACGATGTCATCGACGACGTCAAGAAGGCCATCAGCGGCAAGCTGGCGCCGGAGTTCAAGGAGGAATTCGTCGGCCTCGCCGAGGTGAGAGACGTATTCCGTTCGCCGAAGCTGGGCGCCATCGCCGGGTGCATGGTCATCAATGGCGTGGTGCGCCGCAACAACCCGATCCGCGTGTTGCGGGACAACGTGGTGATCTTCGAGGGCGAGTTGGAATCCCTGCGGCGCTTCAAGGATGACGTCAGCGAGGTGAAGGCCGGGATGGAATGCGGTATCGGCGTCAAGAACTACAACGACGTCAAGCCGGGGGATCAGATCGAGGTCTACCAGACCATCCAGGTGGAGCGCACCCTTTGATGCCCATGTGGGGCGGGAAGTACGGGTAATGCCGCGGGAGTTCGGCCGTACCGACCGTATGGCGGATCAGATCCAGCGCGAACTCGCGGATCTGCTGCAGCGCGAGGTCCATGATCCCCGTCTCCACGGCATCACGGTGTCCGGGGTGAAGGTGTCCCGGGATATGGCCGTGGCCAAGGTCCACGTCTCCAGCGTGCTGGAGGAGCACGATCCCAAGGAGCTGATGGCCGCCCTCGGGCGCGCCGGCGGGTTCCTGCGTTCCGGCCTCGCCAAGCGCCTGCGTACCCGCACCGTCCCCGAGCTGCGTTTCCTGTATGACGACTCGGTGGAAAAGGGCCACCGTCTGGCATCCCTCATCCAGCAGGCGGTGGACAGCGACCGTGCCAACGAACAATCACGAGAGGAAGACTGATCATGGGTCGAAGGCGCCAGCACGGGCGCAACGTCACGGGGATCCTGCTGCTCAACAAGGCCGCCGGACTGAGCTCCAACGAGGCCCTGCAACAGGTGAAACGGTTGTTCCGTGCCCGCAAGGCGGGGCATACCGGCAGCCTGGACAAGCTGGCCACGGGGTTGCTGCCCATCTGCTTCGGCGAGGCCACCAAGATGTCGGGCTTCCTGCTGAACTCGGACAAGCACTACCGTGCCACCTTCAAGCTCGGCGAGAAGACCCGCACCGGCGACACCGAGGGCGAGGTCATCGAGCGTCGTCCCGTGCCGCCCCTGACGGTGGCCGAACTCGAAGAGGCCATGGCCCGTTTCCGGGGCGAGATACAGCAGATCCCGCCCATGCATTCAGCCATCAAGCAGGGGGGGCAGCCCCTGTACAAGCTCGCCCATCAGGGGCTGGAGGTGGCGCGGGAGCCACGCACCGTGACCATTCACGGCTTCGAACTCATCGCCCACCGGGATGACGAGCTGGATGTGGACGTGAGGTGCTCCAAGGGCACCTACATCCGCACCCTGGCGGAGGACCTCGGGGAATACCTGGGCTGCGGCGCCCATGTCTCCGCGCTCCACCGTATCGGGGCCGGTCCCTTCGGCGCCGAACAGATGGTGACGGTGGAGGAACTGGAGCACATCGCCGCGGAGGGTACCCACCACCTGGACAAGCTTCTGCTGCCTGCCGATGCGGCGGTGGAACAATGGCCGGAGATCCGGCTGTCCCAGGACCTGTCCTTCTACATGCACCAGGGGCAGGCGGTCATGGTGCCGCGGGCCCCCACCTCGGGCTGGGTGCGCCTCTACGATGTGGACAAGGGCTTCATCGGCGCGGGGGAGGTGCTGGAGGACGGACGCATCGCGCCGCGGCGGCTGTTGGCGGGTCACGGATAGGCAGTCCGGTCCTTGTTACGACAAAGGGTTAGGGATTAACATACACGGTTTTTGAGACACGAGATCCTTGTGGGAGTCCATCTTCAATGTCACTGAATGCACAAAGCAAAAGCGAAATAGTCAAGCAATATCAACGGGGTGCGTCGGACACGGGCTCGCCGGAGGTGCAGGTGGCCCTGTTGACCGCCGAGATCACGCATCTCGCGGGCCACTTCAAGACCCATATCCATGACCACCATTCCCGCCAGGGCCTGCTGCGCAAGGTCAGTCAGCGGCGCAATCTGCTGGATTACCTGAAGAGAAAGGACCTCGATCGCTATCGCGAGCTGATCAGCCGTCTCGGCCTGCGGCGCTGATGGCGCGGCGCTGATGACAAGGGGCCGGCGGGACTCGGGTCCCGCCAGCCGCTGTATCGAGGACCCTTCTCAATCGCACACGCTTCAGGAAACGCCATGACTCCCATTACCAAATCCATCCAATACGGCAAACACACCCTGACCCTGGAGACCGGCAAGGTCGCCCGCCAGGCCACGGGGGCGGTCATCGCCTCCCTCGGAGACACCAAGGTTCTGGCCACGGTGGTGGCCGAGAAGAAGGCCAGAGAGGGGCGCGATTTCTTTCCCCTCACCGTCGACTACCAGGAACGCACCTACGCCGCCGGCAAGATCCCCGGCGGTTTTTTTCGTCGTGAGGGCCGGCCCAGCGAGAAGGAAACCCTCACCTGCCGCCTTATCGATCGGCCCATCCGGCCGTTGTTTCCGAAAGGGTTCACCAACGAGGTGCAGGTGGTGCTCACGGTCATCGACCTCGACCCGGATATCGACCCCGATATCCCGTCGTTGATTGGTACCTCCGCCGCCATGGCCATCTCCGGGTTGCCTTTCAACGGCCCGGTGGGCGCGGCCCGGGTAGGTTACCGCGACGGCGAATTCCTGCTCAATCCCGGCCTCGCCGATCTCGTGGATTCGCAGCTCGACCTGGTGGTATCGGGTACCGAGCACGCCGTCCTGATGGTGGAGTCGGAGGCCAAGGGGCTGCCCGAGAAGGTGATGCTGGATGCGGTGCTCTATGGTCACGAGCAGCAGCAGAAGGTCATCGGGCTCATCAAGGAGT
Above is a window of Gammaproteobacteria bacterium DNA encoding:
- a CDS encoding TOBE domain-containing protein, giving the protein MKTAVDGPFWLNVEGRGFLGTGRIELLEHIAEMGSIAAAAQAADSSVLNCLPARVLEVNGDPHPGHVLVRLGLRDQILLARITRRSVEHLGLAPGMAVHALVKGVAIT
- the infB gene encoding translation initiation factor IF-2; its protein translation is MAEVTLRQFADVLGVPVDRLLTQLQEAGVGTKTPEDSIDDVEKKKLLTHLRERHGKGDAPAATPEKRISLKRKTVSELSLSAEKKGRGTTGPRKTVTVEVRKRRSYAKPGEEGGGAVDDAELKAQQEVNKQALLEEAKRRQKDLGEKLRIEEEARREAEERERKEREEKRRQDEVKRLQEEEEAKRREADDAVRREAEESARLAKESEEQRAKVEAEQAAPKRAKEKTAHDKTKKEKDKEKGPTRYGREQIHVATDKRGKRKTRGRPRAGQGAMAASGQHGFAKPTAPIVREVSIPETISVAELAQKMSVKATEVIKTMMGMGSMVTINQVIDQETATVVVEEMGHKPKLIKENALEEEVLQAAQPEDRESTTRPPVVTIMGHVDHGKTSLLDHIRKATVAAGEAGGITQHIGAYHVTTPRGTISFLDTPGHAAFTAMRARGAKVTDIVILVVAADDGVMPQTIEAVQHAKAAGVPLIVAVNKIDREDADPDRVKQELTVHEVIPEEWGGENIFVHVSAITGEGIDDLLDAILLQSEVMELTAPTEGAAVGAVIESRLDKGRGPVATILVREGTLRKGDILLCGQEYGRVRMLVDERGEEVESAGPSIPVEMLGLSGTPNAGDEAVVVPDERKAREIALFRQGKYREVRLAKQQAAKLENVFSQMEEGETSSVNLVIKADVQGSAEALQEALEKLSFEEVKVKILGAGVGGINETDVNLAIASDAVIIAFNVRADATARRLIESEGVDVHYYSVIYDVIDDVKKAISGKLAPEFKEEFVGLAEVRDVFRSPKLGAIAGCMVINGVVRRNNPIRVLRDNVVIFEGELESLRRFKDDVSEVKAGMECGIGVKNYNDVKPGDQIEVYQTIQVERTL
- the rbfA gene encoding 30S ribosome-binding factor RbfA, with the translated sequence MPREFGRTDRMADQIQRELADLLQREVHDPRLHGITVSGVKVSRDMAVAKVHVSSVLEEHDPKELMAALGRAGGFLRSGLAKRLRTRTVPELRFLYDDSVEKGHRLASLIQQAVDSDRANEQSREED
- the nusA gene encoding transcription termination factor NusA, with amino-acid sequence MTKEILLVAEAVSNEKGVSKDIIFEAIEAALATATKKKNGGEIDVRVSIDRATGEHSTFRRWLVVPDDVEARLPESAETTMALEADEEDSLEFSRERHIRLAEAREHDPQLQVGDYIEEPIESVEFGRIAAQTAKQVIVQKVREAERAQVVEAYQGRRGELVTGIVKRLERGNIIIDLGGNAEAVILREEMIPREAIRTSDRVRGYLRDVRLEARGPQLFVSRTAPELVIELFKLEVPEIGEGLIEIKAAARDPGSRAKIAVLTREPRIDPVGACVGMRGSRVQAVSNELAGERVDIVLWDDNPARFVVNAMSPAEVVSIVVDEDAHSMDVAVNEDMLSQAIGRGGQNVRLASELTGWTLNVMSEEQADEKSEAEAGKLQAMFMEQLDVDEEVAAILVAEGFTSIEELAYVPAQEMVQIEEFDEDMVEELRSRAADVLLTRAIVSEERAEGGASQDLMSLDGMSAELAASLREQGIDTVDDLAEYAVDELLEVAEVDPGLAGDLIMAARASWFEEEQQDDASS
- a CDS encoding glutamate synthase subunit beta, giving the protein MSENHPDGFLRHRRRPIGYREVQSRLRDHRQIYRFEWNEAELRTQGQRCMDCGVPTCMGGCPIGNIIPEWNDLVYQGQWEEALARLHATNNFPEFTGYTCPAPCEPACTLAYNDAAVTIKDIERAIVDMGWKKGWIIPCPPAVRTGKRVAIVGSGPAGLAAAQQLNRAGHAVTVFERDDTIGGLMVYGIPDFKFEKPMVARRVRQLQEEGIEFHTGVNVGVDVSLADLQSRFDAVCLAIGALRQRDVPVPGRDLMGVVYGMAYLTAENRRQAGRPVNGAAHARGKRVVVLGGGDTGADCVATAHRQGAREVLQLSINPRPPEERPADNPWPQQPQTYRHTYALEEGGEEAFSLNVAGFIDSDGDGRVNHIEAERVDWKRDRHGRRIEKIVQESGIEIPADLVLIAIGFEGPEVELLREARLTLSGDEALETDARKMSAIPGVFVAGDARRGQSIVVWAIGEGRDVARHIDVWLMGKSRLPPSLETPNPPSPPRGL
- the truB gene encoding tRNA pseudouridine(55) synthase TruB, encoding MGRRRQHGRNVTGILLLNKAAGLSSNEALQQVKRLFRARKAGHTGSLDKLATGLLPICFGEATKMSGFLLNSDKHYRATFKLGEKTRTGDTEGEVIERRPVPPLTVAELEEAMARFRGEIQQIPPMHSAIKQGGQPLYKLAHQGLEVAREPRTVTIHGFELIAHRDDELDVDVRCSKGTYIRTLAEDLGEYLGCGAHVSALHRIGAGPFGAEQMVTVEELEHIAAEGTHHLDKLLLPADAAVEQWPEIRLSQDLSFYMHQGQAVMVPRAPTSGWVRLYDVDKGFIGAGEVLEDGRIAPRRLLAGHG
- the rpsO gene encoding 30S ribosomal protein S15, with the translated sequence MSLNAQSKSEIVKQYQRGASDTGSPEVQVALLTAEITHLAGHFKTHIHDHHSRQGLLRKVSQRRNLLDYLKRKDLDRYRELISRLGLRR
- the rimP gene encoding ribosome maturation factor RimP — its product is MASRLNRLSELVASGVEALGYEFVGVELDTGGGRRVLRVYIDHPDGITLGDCERVSHQVSGVLDVEDPIQGNYLLEVSSPGVERPLFEAEHYERFIGARVRVKLHDPLHGRRKIKGVIVACGQGMVTLDEDGEVWEIPLADISRANLVAEV